In one Curtobacterium citreum genomic region, the following are encoded:
- a CDS encoding malate:quinone oxidoreductase: MAVKQVDPIDVVLVGGGIMSATLGAIIHRLEPTWRIRVYERLGSVAQESSNPWNNAGTGHSALCELNYTPELPDGRVEIAKAVTVNEQFQVSRQFWAHLVETGALPEPSNFINPTPHISFVWGADNVEYMRKRWEALKDHPLFAGIEFSDDPAQIRQWAPALIPGRKKDQPIAATYSAAGSDVDFGSLTRQLFDELEIAGVEFEPSHQVRKITRSTVSEGWVLDVRNEIGRSTQRIAAKFVFVGAGGGALHLLQKSGIPEIRGYGGFPVSGEFLRTDEPEVVQKHAAKVYGKASVGAPPMSVPHLDTRIVDGKASLMFGPYAGFSPKFLKQGSVLDLFRSIRPHNLRPMLSVAFSNFDLVRYLVGQLLASKQTKFDALREFMPTAEPDNWHRITAGQRVQVIKPDREKGGVLQFGTEVITSADGSIAGLLGASPGASTAVPIMLSMLQRCFPDRWAGWEPTVREMVPTYGTDLGSDPALADETLARTAKVLGLHH, translated from the coding sequence GTGGCAGTGAAGCAGGTGGACCCCATCGACGTCGTCCTGGTCGGGGGAGGGATCATGAGCGCCACGCTCGGCGCGATCATCCACCGGCTCGAGCCCACGTGGCGCATCCGCGTGTACGAGCGGCTCGGATCGGTCGCGCAGGAGTCCTCGAACCCGTGGAACAACGCGGGCACCGGGCACTCGGCGCTCTGCGAGCTGAACTACACGCCCGAGCTGCCCGACGGACGGGTCGAGATCGCGAAGGCCGTCACGGTCAACGAGCAGTTCCAGGTGTCGCGGCAGTTCTGGGCCCACCTCGTCGAGACCGGTGCGCTGCCGGAACCTTCGAACTTCATCAACCCGACGCCGCACATCTCGTTCGTCTGGGGTGCTGACAACGTCGAGTACATGCGGAAGCGCTGGGAGGCGCTCAAGGACCACCCGCTGTTCGCGGGCATCGAGTTCTCGGACGACCCCGCGCAGATCCGGCAGTGGGCACCCGCGCTCATCCCGGGGCGCAAGAAGGACCAGCCGATCGCGGCGACGTACTCCGCCGCCGGCTCCGACGTCGACTTCGGGTCGCTGACCCGCCAGCTCTTCGACGAGCTCGAGATCGCCGGCGTCGAGTTCGAGCCGTCACACCAGGTCCGGAAGATCACCCGCTCGACGGTGTCCGAGGGCTGGGTCCTCGACGTCCGCAACGAGATCGGTCGCTCCACGCAGCGCATCGCGGCGAAGTTCGTCTTCGTCGGCGCGGGCGGCGGAGCACTCCACCTGCTGCAGAAGTCCGGCATCCCGGAGATCCGCGGGTACGGCGGGTTCCCGGTGTCCGGCGAGTTCCTCCGGACCGACGAGCCCGAGGTCGTGCAGAAGCACGCGGCGAAGGTGTACGGCAAGGCGAGCGTCGGCGCTCCGCCGATGTCCGTCCCGCACCTCGACACCCGCATCGTCGACGGCAAGGCGTCGCTCATGTTCGGCCCGTACGCCGGGTTCAGCCCGAAGTTCCTCAAGCAGGGCTCCGTGCTCGACCTGTTCCGCTCGATCCGACCACACAACCTGCGCCCGATGCTCAGCGTCGCGTTCTCGAACTTCGACCTCGTCCGCTACCTCGTCGGACAGCTGCTCGCGTCGAAGCAGACGAAGTTCGACGCCCTCCGCGAGTTCATGCCGACGGCCGAGCCGGACAACTGGCACCGGATCACCGCCGGGCAGCGTGTCCAGGTGATCAAGCCCGACCGCGAGAAGGGTGGGGTGCTGCAGTTCGGGACCGAGGTCATCACGTCGGCCGACGGGTCGATCGCGGGTCTGCTCGGTGCGAGCCCCGGGGCGTCCACCGCGGTGCCGATCATGCTGTCCATGCTGCAGCGGTGCTTCCCGGACCGCTGGGCAGGCTGGGAGCCGACGGTGCGCGAGATGGTGCCGACGTACGGCACGGACCTCGGCTCCGACCCGGCGCTCGCGGACGAGACCCTCGCGCGGACCGCGAAGGTGCTCGGGCTGCACCACTGA
- a CDS encoding aspartate-semialdehyde dehydrogenase: protein MSTTVAVVGATGQVGAVMRRLLEERAFPADRVRFFASARSAGTTLPFRGEEILVEDSETADPSGIDIALFSAGATASRALAPKFAAAGAVVVDNSSAWRMDPEVPLVVSEVNPHAIDQAPKGIIANPNCTTMAIMPVLKVLDTESGLRRLVATTYQAVSGSGLAGVEELLGQAEAALEQDAAALTHDGSAVTFPEPVKYVRPIAFDVVPLAGSIVEDGEGETDEEKKLRNESRKILELPDLLVAGTCVRVPVFTGHSISVHAEFDRPLSPERATAILAEAPGVELADVPTPLQAAGQDPSFVGRIRADQSAPAGHGLALFVSSDNLRKGAALNAVQIAETIVASRTVAA from the coding sequence ATGAGCACCACCGTCGCCGTCGTCGGCGCCACCGGTCAGGTCGGCGCCGTGATGCGTCGCCTCCTCGAGGAGCGCGCGTTCCCGGCCGACCGCGTCCGGTTCTTCGCGAGCGCCCGATCCGCCGGCACCACGCTGCCGTTCCGCGGCGAGGAGATCCTCGTCGAGGACTCCGAGACCGCCGACCCGTCCGGCATCGACATCGCGCTGTTCTCGGCGGGTGCCACCGCCTCGCGCGCCCTCGCGCCGAAGTTCGCCGCTGCGGGAGCCGTCGTCGTCGACAACTCCAGCGCCTGGCGGATGGACCCGGAGGTCCCGCTCGTGGTGAGCGAGGTGAACCCGCACGCCATCGACCAGGCGCCGAAGGGCATCATCGCGAACCCGAACTGCACGACGATGGCGATCATGCCCGTGCTCAAGGTCCTGGACACCGAGTCCGGTCTCCGCCGACTCGTGGCCACGACGTACCAGGCCGTGTCCGGGTCCGGGCTCGCCGGGGTCGAGGAACTGCTCGGCCAGGCCGAGGCCGCCCTCGAGCAGGACGCCGCGGCGCTGACCCACGACGGCTCGGCCGTGACCTTCCCGGAGCCGGTCAAGTACGTGCGTCCCATCGCGTTCGACGTCGTGCCGCTCGCCGGATCGATCGTCGAGGACGGCGAGGGCGAGACCGACGAGGAGAAGAAGCTCCGCAACGAGAGCCGGAAGATCCTCGAGCTGCCCGACCTGCTCGTCGCCGGCACCTGCGTGCGCGTCCCGGTCTTCACCGGGCACTCGATCTCGGTGCACGCCGAGTTCGACCGTCCGCTCTCGCCCGAGCGCGCGACGGCGATCCTCGCCGAGGCGCCCGGCGTCGAGCTCGCCGACGTGCCGACGCCGCTGCAGGCCGCCGGGCAGGACCCGTCGTTCGTCGGCCGGATCCGGGCCGACCAGTCCGCGCCCGCCGGTCACGGCCTCGCGCTCTTCGTGAGCAGCGACAACCTGCGGAAGGGCGCCGCGCTCAACGCGGTACAGATCGCCGAGACGATCGTCGCCAGCCGCACCGTCGCCGCGTAG
- a CDS encoding aspartate kinase encodes MALIVQKFGGSSVADAESIKRVAKRIVQTKKAGNDVVVAVSAMGDTTDELVDLAHSVTPIPAGRELDMLLTAGERISMALLAMAIKSLGVEASSYTGSQAGMLTDAQHGKARIVDVTPKRVREALDAGHVAIVAGFQGFNRTTGEITTLGRGGSDTTAVALAAALDADVCEIYTDVDGIFTADPRVVPKAKKVDRITSEEMLELAASGAKVLYIRAVEYARRHGVTLHVRSSFSNAEGTIVYNPAEGETVEEPIITGIAGDLSEGKITVVGVPDTPGKAAEIFTIVARAGANIDMIVQNVSEAVTGRTDISFTLPKDQGQGVLTALEVAKADIGYEGIQYDDQIGKLALVGAGMRTNAGVSAALFRALHEASINIEMISTSEIRISVVTRADTLNEAMRVVHAAFGLDADQEAVVYAGTGR; translated from the coding sequence GTGGCCTTGATCGTGCAGAAGTTCGGTGGATCGTCCGTCGCGGACGCCGAGAGCATCAAGCGCGTGGCGAAGCGGATCGTCCAGACGAAGAAGGCCGGCAACGACGTCGTCGTCGCGGTCTCGGCGATGGGCGACACCACCGACGAGCTCGTCGACCTCGCGCACTCGGTGACGCCCATCCCGGCTGGTCGTGAGCTCGACATGCTGCTCACGGCGGGGGAGCGCATCTCGATGGCCCTGCTCGCGATGGCGATCAAGAGCCTGGGCGTCGAAGCCTCGTCCTACACCGGCAGCCAGGCGGGCATGCTCACCGACGCCCAGCACGGCAAGGCCCGCATCGTCGACGTCACCCCGAAGCGCGTGCGCGAGGCGCTCGACGCCGGCCACGTCGCGATCGTCGCGGGCTTCCAGGGCTTCAACCGCACGACCGGCGAGATCACCACGCTCGGTCGCGGCGGCTCCGACACCACGGCCGTCGCCCTCGCCGCCGCGCTCGACGCCGACGTCTGCGAGATCTACACCGACGTCGACGGCATCTTCACCGCCGACCCGCGCGTGGTCCCGAAGGCCAAGAAGGTCGACCGGATCACGAGCGAGGAGATGCTCGAGCTCGCGGCCTCCGGCGCCAAGGTCCTGTACATCCGTGCCGTCGAGTACGCCCGTCGGCACGGCGTCACCCTGCACGTCCGCTCCTCCTTCAGCAACGCCGAGGGAACCATCGTCTACAACCCTGCAGAGGGGGAAACCGTGGAAGAACCGATCATCACCGGGATCGCCGGAGACCTCTCCGAGGGCAAGATCACCGTCGTCGGCGTGCCCGACACCCCGGGCAAGGCCGCCGAGATCTTCACGATCGTGGCCCGTGCCGGCGCGAACATCGACATGATCGTGCAGAACGTGTCCGAGGCCGTCACCGGCCGCACGGACATCTCCTTCACGCTGCCGAAGGACCAGGGCCAGGGCGTGCTCACGGCGCTCGAGGTCGCGAAGGCCGACATCGGCTACGAGGGCATCCAGTACGACGACCAGATCGGCAAGCTCGCCCTCGTCGGTGCGGGCATGCGCACGAACGCCGGCGTCTCCGCCGCGCTCTTCCGCGCCCTGCACGAGGCGTCGATCAACATCGAGATGATCTCGACCTCGGAGATCCGCATCTCGGTCGTCACCCGTGCCGACACCCTGAACGAGGCGATGCGCGTCGTGCACGCGGCGTTCGGCCTCGACGCCGACCAGGAAGCCGTCGTCTACGCCGGCACGGGCCGCTGA
- the recR gene encoding recombination mediator RecR: MYDGIVQDLIDEFGRLPGIGPKSAQRIAFHILQTESFDPSRLAELLADVKEKVRFCEVCGNVTESERCSICRDPRRSPTVICVVEEAKDVAAIERTREFRGLYHVLGGAISPIDGVGPDDLRIQQLMTRLADGTVDEVIIATDPNLEGEATATYLSRLLVPMGIRTTRLASGLPVGGDLEYADEVTLGRAFEGRRLVGG, translated from the coding sequence ATGTACGACGGCATCGTCCAGGACCTGATCGACGAGTTCGGTCGCCTGCCCGGCATCGGCCCGAAGTCCGCGCAGCGGATCGCGTTCCACATCCTGCAGACCGAGTCGTTCGACCCGAGCCGACTGGCGGAGCTCCTGGCCGACGTCAAGGAGAAGGTCCGCTTCTGCGAGGTCTGCGGCAACGTGACCGAGTCCGAGCGCTGCAGCATCTGCCGCGACCCCCGTCGTTCGCCGACCGTGATCTGCGTGGTGGAAGAGGCGAAGGACGTCGCCGCGATCGAACGGACGCGCGAGTTCCGCGGGCTCTACCACGTGCTCGGCGGTGCGATCAGCCCGATCGACGGTGTCGGTCCGGACGACCTGCGCATCCAGCAGCTCATGACGCGCCTGGCCGACGGCACGGTGGACGAGGTCATCATCGCGACCGACCCGAACCTCGAGGGCGAAGCGACGGCGACGTACCTCAGTCGTCTGCTCGTCCCGATGGGCATCCGGACGACCCGACTCGCGTCCGGTCTGCCCGTGGGCGGCGACCTGGAGTACGCCGACGAGGTCACACTCGGACGGGCCTTCGAGGGTCGTCGCCTGGTCGGCGGCTGA
- a CDS encoding DNA polymerase III subunit gamma and tau, whose product MVTALYRRYRPENFAELIGQSQVTDPLRTALRTNRVNHAYLFSGPRGCGKTTSARILARCLNCAEGPTDTPCGVCPSCVELARGGSGSLDVIEIDAASHNGVDDARDLRDRAVFAPARDRFKIFILDEAHMVTPQGFNALLKLVEEPPEHVKFIFATTEPEKVIGTIRSRTHHYPFRLVPPATMLEYVEQLCAQESVSVAPGVLPLVVRAGGGSVRDTLSLLDQLMAGSEDGAIAYERAVALLGYTDAALLDDVVDALAVADPASAFAAIDRVVQTGQDPRRFVEDLLERLRDLIVVAATNESAAAVLRGISPEELDTMTRQAGVFGATALSRAADIANRALTDMTGATSPRLHLELMTARMLVPEADDTQRGALARVERLERRVGVGDAGGHQGGSTAAVAPAAPQRTAAPAPASTASPESTAAPAQSAAPAASARSTTESSSAGGSAAPGDAVRDAAAAWGAVAPSTPQPVQQPHAERPSTDAPAAPSGTANASSTGQGTAVGDEPVVRPISAVGFQQLRDAWPQVVEHVQKARRSAWSVVVTAQVTALREDVLTLTFPSQQDVASFKEMSDPATSVSELLRSAIIDVLGLRVKFVARGPGQHQQQPHGQQRAPQQQIPQQQAQQAPQQAQQAPQQAQQAAAPERRAPEPKPEPEVAAPRAQAPQAPGQQQAPQAPAAPTPAPQPAVTPPPAPASSSPVTDWAVATIPATDPTPAPAAPAGRAEPSWSAPFGTTDTGEPVTPVPVVGDPAADAALAAQLRPASALGGGASATPRPRAESTSAAAPAAAETSGSAPAAPDTSATRSDVPVDDHPLDDEPYDDGAPFPDPGTGAPAAAPTPPAAASGLQQGAARQQGAAQQQAAPRQQAARPQPTTAPPARRAPVAGRYGEAVVREILGAQFIEETALHEEGA is encoded by the coding sequence GTGGTCACCGCCCTGTATCGCCGTTACCGGCCCGAGAACTTCGCCGAGCTGATCGGGCAGTCGCAGGTCACCGACCCGCTGCGGACCGCGCTCCGGACGAACCGTGTCAACCACGCGTACCTGTTCAGCGGGCCGCGCGGCTGCGGCAAGACGACCTCGGCCCGCATCCTCGCACGCTGCCTCAACTGCGCCGAGGGGCCGACGGACACCCCGTGCGGTGTCTGCCCGAGCTGCGTCGAGCTCGCGCGCGGGGGCAGCGGTTCCCTCGACGTGATCGAGATCGACGCGGCGAGCCACAACGGTGTCGACGACGCTCGCGACCTGCGCGACCGCGCCGTGTTCGCCCCGGCACGCGACCGCTTCAAGATCTTCATCCTGGACGAGGCGCACATGGTGACGCCGCAGGGCTTCAACGCGCTGCTCAAGCTGGTCGAGGAGCCCCCTGAGCACGTCAAGTTCATCTTCGCGACGACCGAGCCCGAGAAGGTCATCGGCACCATCCGGTCGCGGACCCACCACTACCCGTTCCGTCTCGTGCCGCCGGCCACGATGCTCGAGTACGTCGAGCAGCTCTGTGCGCAGGAGTCCGTGTCGGTCGCGCCGGGCGTCCTGCCCCTGGTGGTCCGGGCCGGTGGCGGATCGGTGCGGGACACCCTGTCGCTGCTCGACCAGCTCATGGCGGGGAGCGAGGACGGCGCCATCGCGTACGAGCGTGCCGTCGCCCTGCTCGGCTACACCGACGCGGCACTGCTCGACGACGTGGTCGACGCGCTCGCCGTCGCGGACCCGGCATCGGCGTTCGCGGCCATCGACCGCGTCGTGCAGACCGGTCAAGACCCGCGACGCTTCGTCGAGGACCTGCTCGAGCGGCTTCGTGACCTGATCGTCGTCGCCGCCACGAACGAGAGCGCGGCGGCGGTCCTGCGCGGCATCTCGCCCGAGGAACTCGACACCATGACCCGCCAGGCCGGGGTGTTCGGGGCGACGGCGCTGTCCCGGGCGGCGGACATCGCGAACCGCGCCCTGACGGACATGACCGGTGCGACCTCACCGCGGCTGCACCTCGAGCTGATGACGGCACGCATGCTCGTGCCCGAGGCCGACGACACCCAGCGCGGGGCCCTCGCCCGTGTGGAGCGGCTCGAGCGCCGTGTCGGTGTCGGCGACGCGGGCGGACACCAGGGCGGCTCCACGGCGGCCGTGGCTCCTGCCGCTCCGCAGCGCACCGCGGCTCCGGCGCCCGCGTCGACCGCTTCGCCTGAGTCGACCGCTGCGCCCGCGCAGTCGGCGGCTCCTGCAGCGAGCGCACGCTCGACCACCGAGTCGTCGTCCGCCGGCGGGTCGGCCGCCCCCGGAGATGCCGTGCGTGACGCCGCCGCGGCGTGGGGAGCGGTCGCCCCGAGCACCCCGCAGCCCGTGCAGCAGCCGCACGCCGAGCGCCCGTCGACGGATGCCCCGGCCGCCCCGTCCGGCACGGCCAACGCCTCGTCGACCGGGCAGGGCACGGCCGTCGGCGACGAGCCCGTGGTCCGTCCCATCTCGGCCGTGGGCTTCCAGCAGCTCCGCGACGCCTGGCCGCAGGTCGTCGAGCACGTGCAGAAGGCCCGTCGGTCGGCGTGGTCCGTGGTCGTCACGGCGCAGGTCACAGCCCTGCGTGAGGACGTGCTCACCCTGACGTTCCCGAGCCAGCAGGACGTGGCGTCCTTCAAGGAGATGTCCGATCCCGCGACGAGCGTCAGTGAGCTCCTCCGCTCGGCGATCATCGACGTCCTCGGACTCCGGGTGAAGTTCGTCGCCCGCGGGCCCGGGCAGCACCAGCAGCAGCCGCACGGTCAGCAGCGGGCTCCGCAGCAGCAGATCCCGCAGCAGCAGGCACAGCAGGCCCCGCAGCAGGCGCAGCAGGCCCCGCAGCAGGCGCAGCAGGCGGCGGCGCCGGAGCGTCGTGCCCCCGAGCCGAAGCCCGAGCCCGAGGTCGCGGCGCCGCGGGCTCAGGCGCCGCAGGCTCCGGGGCAGCAGCAGGCGCCCCAGGCTCCCGCGGCACCGACTCCCGCACCGCAGCCCGCGGTGACACCGCCACCGGCGCCGGCGTCCAGCAGCCCGGTCACCGACTGGGCCGTCGCCACCATCCCGGCGACGGACCCGACGCCCGCACCCGCCGCCCCGGCCGGACGAGCGGAACCGAGCTGGTCGGCGCCCTTCGGCACGACGGACACCGGCGAGCCCGTCACCCCCGTCCCGGTCGTCGGCGACCCCGCCGCCGACGCAGCGCTCGCCGCACAGCTGCGTCCGGCCTCGGCACTCGGCGGAGGCGCCTCCGCGACGCCGCGCCCGCGTGCCGAGTCCACCTCGGCCGCCGCACCGGCGGCAGCCGAGACGTCGGGGTCCGCACCCGCTGCGCCCGACACCTCGGCGACCCGGTCCGACGTGCCCGTCGACGACCACCCCCTCGACGACGAGCCGTACGACGACGGCGCCCCGTTCCCCGACCCGGGCACCGGAGCGCCGGCCGCGGCGCCGACACCGCCCGCAGCGGCGTCCGGCCTGCAGCAGGGCGCTGCCCGACAGCAGGGCGCCGCCCAGCAGCAGGCCGCACCCCGACAGCAGGCCGCCCGGCCGCAGCCGACCACCGCACCTCCGGCCCGTCGTGCCCCCGTCGCGGGACGCTACGGCGAGGCCGTCGTCCGTGAGATCCTCGGTGCCCAGTTCATCGAGGAGACCGCCCTGCACGAGGAAGGTGCCTGA
- a CDS encoding NAD(P)H-binding protein, protein MKIAIAGGHGQIALLLARLVTDAGHDAVAVIRNPAHRADVEQQGATALVVDLEQVDDDELALRLRGVDAVVFAAGAGPNSGAERKETVDRDAALLLADAAERMGIDRYVMISAMAADSYDPERAVVPARSEDDVFQVYLRAKSEADADIRARNLRWTIVRPGALLDTPPQGTVAVGRTVPRGSIPRADVAAVVLHALLDDSAVGVQFEVTSGNTPIPAALHALG, encoded by the coding sequence ATGAAGATCGCCATCGCCGGAGGACACGGACAGATCGCCCTGCTCCTCGCCCGCCTCGTCACCGACGCCGGCCACGACGCCGTCGCCGTCATCAGGAACCCCGCGCACCGCGCCGACGTGGAGCAGCAGGGCGCGACCGCGCTGGTCGTGGACCTGGAGCAGGTCGACGACGACGAACTCGCCCTGCGCCTGCGCGGGGTCGACGCGGTGGTGTTCGCGGCCGGTGCCGGCCCGAACAGCGGTGCGGAGCGGAAGGAGACCGTCGACCGGGACGCCGCACTGCTCCTCGCCGACGCCGCCGAGCGGATGGGCATCGACCGCTACGTGATGATCTCGGCGATGGCGGCCGACTCGTACGACCCGGAGCGGGCCGTCGTGCCCGCCCGCTCCGAGGACGACGTCTTCCAGGTGTACCTGCGCGCGAAGTCCGAGGCGGACGCGGACATCCGCGCGCGGAACCTGCGCTGGACGATCGTCCGTCCGGGTGCGCTCCTCGACACACCGCCGCAGGGCACGGTCGCCGTCGGGCGCACGGTGCCGCGCGGGTCGATCCCCCGTGCGGACGTCGCCGCGGTCGTGCTGCACGCGCTCCTCGACGACTCCGCGGTCGGCGTGCAGTTCGAGGTGACGAGCGGCAACACACCGATCCCCGCCGCCCTGCACGCCCTCGGCTGA
- a CDS encoding acetate/propionate family kinase, producing MTAALVVNSGSSSFKYQLIELEGERTLASGLVERIGESAGAWKHTNAVTGESSSNDSADVPDHAAGFQAMLDAFAKVGPSFDEHPPAVVGHRVVHGGTTFDRATVVTDEVEEQIEALNSLAPLHNPANLEGIRAAKQVFADVPHVAVFDTAFHQTMPPHAYTYAIPADLAEKHQIRRYGMHGTSHKYVSEQAAAFLDRPLSELKTIVLHLGNGASAAAIDGGRSIETSMGLTPLEGLVMGTRSGDLDPAVLLHLHREAGLDFDELDTMLNKQSGLLGLTGNGDMRDVQDAASRGDETAEAALAVYRHRIRRYVGAYTAQLGGLDAVVFTAGVGENNALLRRRVLAGLEHLGIEVDADRNELASREARRISTDASRVAVLVIPTNEELEIARQSAAVAL from the coding sequence GTGACCGCAGCCCTCGTCGTGAACTCCGGTTCGAGTTCGTTCAAGTACCAGCTCATCGAGCTCGAGGGCGAGCGCACGCTCGCCTCCGGGCTGGTGGAGCGCATCGGCGAGTCCGCCGGCGCGTGGAAGCACACGAACGCGGTGACGGGGGAGTCGTCCTCGAACGACTCAGCCGACGTCCCGGACCACGCGGCGGGCTTCCAAGCCATGCTCGACGCCTTCGCGAAGGTCGGCCCGTCGTTCGACGAGCACCCCCCGGCGGTCGTCGGCCACCGCGTGGTGCACGGCGGGACCACGTTCGACCGGGCGACGGTCGTGACGGACGAGGTCGAGGAGCAGATCGAGGCGCTGAACAGCCTCGCGCCGCTGCACAACCCGGCGAACCTCGAGGGGATCCGGGCCGCGAAGCAGGTCTTCGCCGACGTCCCGCACGTCGCCGTGTTCGACACCGCGTTCCACCAGACGATGCCGCCGCACGCGTACACGTACGCGATCCCGGCCGACCTCGCCGAGAAGCACCAGATCCGGCGCTACGGCATGCACGGCACGAGCCACAAGTACGTCTCCGAGCAGGCCGCCGCGTTCCTCGACCGCCCGCTGTCCGAGCTGAAGACCATCGTGCTGCACCTCGGCAACGGGGCTTCGGCCGCGGCGATCGACGGCGGCCGCTCGATCGAGACCTCGATGGGCCTGACCCCGCTCGAGGGCCTGGTGATGGGGACCCGCTCCGGCGACCTCGACCCCGCCGTCCTGCTGCACCTGCACCGCGAGGCCGGACTCGACTTCGACGAGCTCGACACCATGCTCAACAAGCAGTCGGGCCTGCTCGGGCTCACCGGCAACGGGGACATGAGGGACGTGCAGGACGCTGCGTCGCGCGGTGACGAGACCGCCGAGGCGGCGCTCGCCGTGTACCGGCACCGGATCCGCCGGTACGTGGGGGCGTACACGGCGCAGCTCGGTGGGCTGGACGCCGTGGTCTTCACCGCGGGCGTCGGGGAGAACAACGCGCTGCTGCGCCGGCGCGTGCTCGCGGGGCTCGAGCACCTGGGCATCGAGGTCGACGCGGACCGGAACGAGTTGGCCTCACGGGAGGCACGGCGCATCTCCACGGACGCGTCGCGTGTCGCGGTGCTCGTCATCCCGACGAACGAGGAGCTCGAGATCGCCCGGCAGTCGGCTGCGGTCGCGCTGTAG